The DNA sequence GCACGATCTCGTGCAGGTCGGTAAAGTGCGGCGTAAAGCCCAGGTCCTGGCGAATGCGCCCAGCGTCGGCCACCAGCCGGGGCGGATCACCTGCGCGGCGGGGGGCCAGTTCGCGCGGCAGGGGCGTGCCGGCCACCGCGTCAAAGGCGTCCAGCACCTCTTTGACGCTGAAGCCGTGGCCCAGGCCCACGTTGTAGGTGCCGGCCGTGCGTTCGCCGCGCGCCAGGGCCTCCACCGCCAGCACATGGGCGTCGGCGAGGTCCTGCACATGCACGTAGTCGCGGATACAGGTGCCGTCGGGGGTGGGGTAGTCGTCCCCGAAAATCAGCATCTTCTCGCGCTGGCCCAGGGCGGTCAGGGCGGCCAGCTCGATCAGGTGGGATTTGCTCTGGTGCGCCTCGCCAATGTCGCCTTCGGGGGCCGCGCCGCACACGTTGAAGTACCGCAGGATGATGTAAGGCAACCCGTGCGCCGTATGAAAGGCGTGGATCATGCGCTCGGTCATCAGCTTGGTTTCGCCGTACACGCTTTCGGGGTGCAGGGGGGCGTCTTCGGGAATGGGCACGGCGTCGGTGGTGCCGTACACGGCGGCCGTGGAGGAAAACACCAGCGGAATCTTGCGGGTTTCAGCAATGGCCTGCAGCAGGTTCAGGCTGCCCACCACGTTGTTGCGGTAGTAGCGGCCCGGGGCGCGCATGCTCTCGCCCACCTCGATCAGCGCGGCAAAGTGAATCACGGCGTCGGGCTGGTGGGCCACCAGGGCGGCCTTTACAGCCTCCGGGTACAGTAGATCGCCCTGCACCAGCACCACGTCGTCCGGCAGGGCCGCCGCTTGCCCGCTGCTCAGGTTGTCGAATACCGTCACATCATGGCCTGCGCGGCGTAACTGCCGCACGGTATGAGACCCAATGTAGCCCGCTCCCCCCACCACCATCAATTTCATGGTCGTCAGGGTAGTGCAGGTGGGGGAGCTGCAGTGCCGCGCAGGGTGAGGCGGGTGGGAAGGCAGAGTTCATGGGCGGCCTCGCCACGCAGCAGCGCGCGCATGGCCTCGCCCACGGCCCGGCCCTTCTCGGCGGTGGGTTGCCACACGGTGGTCAGGTTCAGCGCCGCGCTGCTGGGCAGGTCGTCGTAGCCGATCACGCTCAGGTCCCCGGGCACCTGTCGGCCCAGGGCGGCGGCGGCGCGCAGAGCCCCCTGGGCCAGCACGTCACTCATGCACAGCAGGGCGCTCAGGCCGGGCTGGGCCTGCAGCAGCGCCAGGGCGCGGGCCTCGCCCTCCTCGGGGGTGTTCTGCACCGTTTCGGTGAGGTGCAGGGCGGCCCCCGGCACCCCCGAGAGTGCCGCGCGGTAGCCCGCCAGCCGCTGCACTGAGGGCCGGTAGCCAGTCGGCGGAACGAAGTCCGGGGCCAGGGGGCCACCCCCCGAATCCAGTAGGCCGCCCGGTGTGAGCGGCAGGCACACGGCGCCCAGCTGGCGGTGCCCCAGGGCCAGCAGGTGGGCGGCGGCGGCCTGGGCGCCCCCCAGATCGTCAATGCCCACGCCCACCACGCCGGGCTGCGGGTCCTGGTCCACCAGCACCGTGGGCAGGCGGCGGTCCAGCACCGCGCGCAGCAGCGCACTGCCCCCGGCGGCGCAGTACACGATGAAGCCGTCCACGCTGGCGCTGCGCACCGGCAGGGTGACGTCGGCATCTGGGCCATGCGGGCTGGCGAGCAGCAGGGCACTCAGACCCTCGCCCTGGACCGCGCGGGCCACACTGCCCAGGAACAGTGCGGCGGCCGGGTCAGCAAAGGCGTAGTCCAGCGGGGCGTCGTACACCACGCCCAGCACCCCGGTGCGGCCCCGGCGCAGGCTGCGCGCCAGAGGGTCGGGGCCGTGGTAGCCCAGGGCCTGCGCCTGCTGCAGAATGCGCTCCCGTAACTCGGCGCTCAGCTGGTCGGGGCGGTTGTAGGCGTTGCTCACGGTGGCCACGCTGACCCCCAGGGCCCGCGCCACATCCCGCAGGGTCACCCGGGGCCCCGGCGGCGGCTCGGCACTGGCAGAAGGCATGGGCAGATGCTAGCGTATCCCCCAGGTCTCTGAAACGTTTCAGCTTCCGTGTCGAGGTTGCCATGTCCCACCCCCCAGCTCCCCTGCCTGCCCGGCGCGCCGTCAGCGTCATGTTCCTAATCAATGGCGTGCTGTTCGCCACCTGGGGCGTGAATATCCCCGGCGTGCGCGACAGCCTGAACCTCAGCGAAGCCCAGATTGGCGCGGCCCTCCTGGCCGTGGGGCTGGGCAGCCTGTGCACCATGCCGCTCACCGGGGGTTGGACCGCGCGCTACGGCAGCCACCGCGTCACCTGGGCGGTGTCGGTGGCCTGCATGCTAAGCCTGCTGCTGCCCTTTATCGCGCCCAACTTTGCGGCGCTGGTGGCGGCCCTGGCGGTGCTGGGCGCCCTGAACGGCTGCATGGACGTGGCCATGAATGCCCAGGGCGTCACGGTGGAAAAGGCCCTGGGCCGGCCCATCATGAGCCGCCTGCACGCCTACTTCAGCCTGGGGGGACTGCTGGGCGCGGGGCTGGGGAGCCTGCTGGTGGGGCGCGTGCCCCTGGCCGCCCACGCGCTGCTGGTGGTGGCGGTCACGGCCACAGCGGCGCTGCTCTCGGGCCGGTTCCTGTGGCCCGACGCGGCGCCCGCGCCCACACAACTGGCCGCCAATGAACAGCCGCCGCGCCGCTCGCCCCTCAGCGCGGCGGCGGCGCTGCTGGGCGCGCTGTGCTTTCTGGGCATGCTGGCCGAGGGCGCCAATTACGACTGGGCGGCCCTTTATTTCCGAGACGTGCTGGGGGTGACGGGCGGGGCCTCGGGGCTGGGCTACGTGGCGTTTGTGGGCGCCATGACGCTGGGGCGCTGGTTCGGGGACCGCGCCCGCGCGCAGCTGGGCGACCCCTCCACGGTGCGCGGCGGCGCCGCCCTGACCGCGTTGGGCCTGGGGCTGGCGCTGCTGGCGCGCGATCCGCTGCTGGCCGCCGCTGGCTTTGCCCTGTCGGGCCTGGGCCTCAGCAACGTGGTGCCGGTGATGTACGGCGCGGCCGGGCACGCCCTGGCTGGGCGCGGCATTGCCCAGGTGGCGACCATCGGGTACGGCGGGTTCCTGCTGGGGCCCCCCGCCATTGGGTTTATTGCCCAGCATGTGGGGCTGGCGGCGGCCCTGGGGCTGGCGCTGGGCGCGGCGGCGCTGGTGG is a window from the Deinococcus multiflagellatus genome containing:
- the galE gene encoding UDP-glucose 4-epimerase GalE, whose translation is MKLMVVGGAGYIGSHTVRQLRRAGHDVTVFDNLSSGQAAALPDDVVLVQGDLLYPEAVKAALVAHQPDAVIHFAALIEVGESMRAPGRYYRNNVVGSLNLLQAIAETRKIPLVFSSTAAVYGTTDAVPIPEDAPLHPESVYGETKLMTERMIHAFHTAHGLPYIILRYFNVCGAAPEGDIGEAHQSKSHLIELAALTALGQREKMLIFGDDYPTPDGTCIRDYVHVQDLADAHVLAVEALARGERTAGTYNVGLGHGFSVKEVLDAFDAVAGTPLPRELAPRRAGDPPRLVADAGRIRQDLGFTPHFTDLHEIVRTAWNWHRTHPHDFSR
- a CDS encoding LacI family DNA-binding transcriptional regulator; protein product: MPSASAEPPPGPRVTLRDVARALGVSVATVSNAYNRPDQLSAELRERILQQAQALGYHGPDPLARSLRRGRTGVLGVVYDAPLDYAFADPAAALFLGSVARAVQGEGLSALLLASPHGPDADVTLPVRSASVDGFIVYCAAGGSALLRAVLDRRLPTVLVDQDPQPGVVGVGIDDLGGAQAAAAHLLALGHRQLGAVCLPLTPGGLLDSGGGPLAPDFVPPTGYRPSVQRLAGYRAALSGVPGAALHLTETVQNTPEEGEARALALLQAQPGLSALLCMSDVLAQGALRAAAALGRQVPGDLSVIGYDDLPSSAALNLTTVWQPTAEKGRAVGEAMRALLRGEAAHELCLPTRLTLRGTAAPPPALP
- a CDS encoding MFS transporter, whose amino-acid sequence is MSHPPAPLPARRAVSVMFLINGVLFATWGVNIPGVRDSLNLSEAQIGAALLAVGLGSLCTMPLTGGWTARYGSHRVTWAVSVACMLSLLLPFIAPNFAALVAALAVLGALNGCMDVAMNAQGVTVEKALGRPIMSRLHAYFSLGGLLGAGLGSLLVGRVPLAAHALLVVAVTATAALLSGRFLWPDAAPAPTQLAANEQPPRRSPLSAAAALLGALCFLGMLAEGANYDWAALYFRDVLGVTGGASGLGYVAFVGAMTLGRWFGDRARAQLGDPSTVRGGAALTALGLGLALLARDPLLAAAGFALSGLGLSNVVPVMYGAAGHALAGRGIAQVATIGYGGFLLGPPAIGFIAQHVGLAAALGLALGAAALVALLGGRAFALIRGQAAPTPADA